The proteins below come from a single Ptychodera flava strain L36383 chromosome 6, AS_Pfla_20210202, whole genome shotgun sequence genomic window:
- the LOC139135431 gene encoding carboxypeptidase B-like, whose protein sequence is MLKAVVLALCVIACSGLKRYEGYQVLRMEVVEKDKIKDITPLAEVEELDFWHFPNDLMVPPFQLDSVKKYLYAKNIPFKVWIENVQDKIDAQFTTGTQSMDAGNFNYTVYHPLDEIMNWIDLIVATYPDEASKFSMGKSYEGRDLTCLKIGVDTGKVKRAVYIEGGIHPREWVSPATVMYITNELLYQSSIGNRGVVDILEYYDIYVLTVTNPDGYELTWTDGRLWRKTRSPNEEQECFGTDANRNFGYMWGEPGAAPFPCTHEYRGPSPFSEAETQAVEAFIANLQQTNAVDLFIDYHSYLQLVLSAWGYTADLPPDYPELETNMKIYADAVFARHGMNYTIGPGAALYITSGDSVDWAYGSMGIAHSYCIELRDDGEHGFLLPEDQILPCGEENYDGFVAILNDLMP, encoded by the exons ATGCTGAAAGCTGTCGTATTAGCGTTGTGCGTCATCGCATGTTCCGGTTTGAAGAGGTATGAAGG ATATCAGGTTCTTCGAATGGAAGTTGTTGAGAAGGATAAAATCAAGGACATTACGCCCCTTGCGGAGGTCGAGGAA CTTGATTTTTGGCACTTCCCAAACGACCTGATGGTACCGCCATTTCAACTGGACTCAGTCAAGAAATACTTGTACGCCAAGAATATTCCATTTAAGGTCTGGATTGAAAATGTACAAGACAAGATCGACGCTCAATTCACCACCGGTACTCAAAGTATGGATGCTGGCAACTTCAATTACACTGTGTATCATCCGCTTGATGAG ATAATGAACTGGATAGACTTGATCGTTGCAACTTATCCAGACGAAGCCTCCAAATTCAGCATGGGAAAATCCTATGAAGGAAGAGACTTGACCTGCCTCAAA ATCGGTGTTGACACCGGCAAGGTAAAGCGTGCCGTATACATTGAAGGGGGAATCCACCCAAGAGAATGGGTATCACCGGCTACAGTGATGTACATCACTAACGAG CTTCTTTATCAGAGTTCTATTGGTAATCGAGGTGTCGTCGATATCCTGGAATACTACGATATTTACGTGCTAACCGTCACAAATCCTGATGGATATGAGTTAACCTGGACAGAC GGACGTCTGTGGCGCAAGACTAGGTCTCCAAACGAAGAACAGGAATGTTTTGGCACTGACGCTAACAGAAACTTTGGTTATATGTGGGGAG AACCAGGCGCGGCACCCTTTCCGTGTACACACGAGTATCGTGGACCAAGTCCCTTTTCTGAAGCTGAGACTCAGGCTGTTGAAGCATTTATTGCTAACTTACAGCAGACCAACGCTGTTGATTTATTCATTGATTATCACAGCTACCTCCAGCTTGTGTTGTCTGCCTGGGGTTACACAGCAGATTTACCGCCTGACTATCCGGAACTG GAGaccaacatgaaaatttacGCTGATGCCGTGTTTGCTCGTCATGGCATGAATTACACGATCGGCCCAGGCGCTGCTCTTT ACATCACAAGTGGAGACTCCGTAGACTGGGCCTACGGGTCAATGGGTATTGCACATTCTTACTGCATTGAACTGCGAGACGATGGAGAGCATGGGTTCCTACTACCGGAGGATCAAATTCTTCCCTGTGGCGAGGAAAATTATGACGGCTTCGTCGCTATTCTCAATGACCTGATGCCGTAG